In one Bacillus thuringiensis genomic region, the following are encoded:
- the mreC gene encoding rod shape-determining protein MreC: protein MPQFFLNKRLIVLLVSIILLVALIGISLKERNSLTWPEQFVKDTVGVVERVFQKPAKYVAGFFENVEDVKRTYEENKELKAKLDNYAGLSGKVKQLEDDNKKLQELTGKKELNSGYTEIPATVVSRNPDKWYDLIGIDKGAQQGIKKDMAVVTSQGLVGRVKSVSQFTSSVELLSSMSRTNRVSAIVQGQEKIFGLIEGYDKEKQLLLFTKIGSDAPVEKDQLVVTSGLGDIFPKGLVIGKIVEVQPDAYGLTKTAYVKPSADLNDVEHITVAKRATPSAPLE, encoded by the coding sequence GTGCCACAGTTTTTCTTAAACAAAAGATTAATTGTTTTGTTGGTTAGTATTATTCTTCTCGTGGCATTGATTGGAATCTCATTGAAAGAACGGAACAGTTTAACATGGCCAGAGCAGTTTGTTAAAGATACTGTCGGTGTTGTAGAACGTGTATTCCAAAAGCCAGCGAAATACGTAGCTGGATTCTTCGAAAATGTAGAGGATGTAAAGCGCACGTATGAAGAGAATAAAGAATTAAAAGCAAAATTAGATAATTATGCAGGTCTATCAGGGAAAGTAAAACAATTAGAAGATGATAACAAGAAGCTACAAGAGCTAACTGGTAAAAAAGAGTTAAATAGTGGGTATACTGAAATTCCAGCTACTGTTGTTTCTCGTAATCCAGATAAATGGTACGATTTAATTGGAATTGATAAAGGGGCACAGCAAGGAATTAAGAAAGATATGGCGGTAGTAACTTCACAAGGGTTAGTTGGAAGAGTGAAAAGTGTATCTCAGTTTACATCATCAGTAGAATTACTAAGTTCTATGAGCCGAACAAATCGCGTTTCTGCTATTGTACAAGGGCAAGAGAAAATCTTTGGATTGATTGAAGGTTATGACAAAGAAAAGCAATTACTTCTTTTCACAAAGATTGGCTCTGATGCACCGGTAGAGAAAGATCAACTAGTTGTAACATCTGGACTGGGTGATATTTTCCCGAAAGGTCTTGTAATTGGAAAAATCGTTGAAGTTCAGCCGGATGCATATGGCTTAACAAAAACAGCTTATGTAAAACCTTCCGCTGATTTAAATGACGTAGAGCATATTACGGTTGCTAAACGTGCAACACCTTCAGCGCCATTAGAATAG
- the spoIVFB gene encoding stage IV sporulation intramembrane metalloprotease SpoIVFB produces the protein MIKYRDVLTKISVHPLFWVIIVIGIFTARFKELLLLFCIVLIHELGHAFAAAHYNWRIKRIQLLPFGGVAELEEHGNKSLKEELVVVIAGPIQHVWMMLVGYMLFEAGWLNADLYYFFMWNNIIILAFNLLPIWPLDGGKVLFNVLSYRFPYLQAHEKMMKLSCVFFGVILGWQLLWNSNNIMMWVLLVFLAVSLYREWKQRRYAFMRFLLERYYGNKRGIEKIAPIEVQTEDRLYTIFTKFRRGYKHSIIVRGKYKEHYTLDENELLYAYFTEKRTTSSVEELIG, from the coding sequence TTGATTAAATATAGGGACGTTTTAACGAAAATTTCCGTGCATCCATTATTTTGGGTTATTATTGTCATTGGTATTTTTACTGCGCGTTTTAAAGAGTTACTACTGTTATTTTGTATTGTTCTTATTCATGAACTTGGGCATGCTTTTGCAGCAGCACACTATAATTGGCGTATAAAAAGAATTCAGCTTTTGCCGTTTGGTGGCGTTGCCGAGCTTGAGGAACATGGTAATAAGTCATTGAAAGAGGAACTTGTTGTCGTAATTGCAGGACCGATTCAACATGTTTGGATGATGCTGGTAGGTTATATGTTGTTCGAAGCCGGTTGGCTGAATGCAGATTTATATTATTTCTTTATGTGGAATAATATAATTATTTTAGCATTTAATTTACTCCCTATTTGGCCGTTAGATGGCGGGAAAGTATTGTTTAATGTATTATCATATCGTTTCCCTTATTTACAAGCACATGAAAAGATGATGAAATTGTCATGTGTTTTTTTTGGTGTAATATTAGGATGGCAGTTACTCTGGAATAGTAACAATATTATGATGTGGGTACTACTCGTATTTTTAGCAGTGTCATTATATCGAGAGTGGAAACAAAGACGGTATGCATTTATGCGTTTTTTATTAGAACGTTATTATGGAAACAAAAGAGGAATCGAAAAGATTGCACCTATTGAAGTGCAAACGGAAGATCGTTTATATACGATATTCACAAAATTTCGTAGAGGATATAAGCATTCTATTATCGTCCGTGGAAAATATAAAGAGCATTACACATTGGATGAAAATGAATTGCTCTATGCATATTTTACTGAAAAACGAACAACTTCATCAGTTGAAGAATTAATCGGTTAG
- the minD gene encoding septum site-determining protein MinD, translating into MGEAIVITSGKGGVGKTTTSANIGTALALSGKKVCLIDTDIGLRNLDVVMGLENRIVFDLVDVVEGRCRLPQALIKDKRFDDLYLLPAAQTSDKSAVTPEQMDELIQVLRQDYDYILIDCPAGIEQGFKNAVAGADKAIVVTTPEVSSMRDADRIIGLLEKEDIEPPKLVINRVRSHMLHEQDMLDVDEIVRTLSIELLGVVEDDDEVIRATNTGEPVALQPSGKAALAYRNIARRLLGENVPLQAFEQEKVSVFAKVKNFFGIR; encoded by the coding sequence GTGGGAGAGGCAATAGTAATTACATCTGGAAAAGGCGGAGTAGGTAAAACTACTACATCTGCGAACATTGGTACGGCCCTAGCGTTATCTGGAAAGAAAGTGTGCTTAATTGACACAGATATCGGTCTTCGAAATTTAGACGTAGTAATGGGGCTGGAAAATCGTATTGTATTTGATCTTGTTGATGTCGTTGAAGGGCGTTGCCGTTTACCTCAGGCTCTTATTAAAGACAAACGTTTTGATGATCTTTATTTATTACCTGCAGCACAAACGAGTGATAAATCAGCGGTAACACCTGAACAAATGGATGAATTAATACAAGTATTACGTCAAGATTATGATTACATATTAATCGATTGTCCTGCGGGGATTGAGCAGGGATTTAAAAATGCGGTAGCTGGTGCGGATAAAGCAATCGTTGTTACGACTCCAGAAGTATCCTCAATGCGCGATGCGGATCGTATTATTGGGCTTTTAGAAAAAGAGGATATTGAACCACCGAAACTTGTTATTAACCGTGTACGTAGTCATATGCTTCATGAACAGGATATGTTAGATGTTGATGAAATTGTACGTACATTGTCAATCGAGCTTCTTGGTGTTGTCGAAGATGACGATGAAGTTATTCGAGCTACAAATACAGGTGAACCTGTGGCGTTGCAACCAAGCGGAAAAGCAGCGTTGGCTTATCGTAATATTGCAAGACGCTTGTTAGGTGAGAATGTACCATTACAAGCATTTGAACAAGAAAAGGTATCGGTATTTGCAAAGGTGAAAAACTTCTTTGGAATCCGTTAA
- the mreB gene encoding cell shape-determining protein MreB, with protein sequence MFGFGGFTRDLGIDLGTANTLVYVKGKGVVLREPSVVALQTDTKQIVAVGSDAKQMIGRTPGNVVALRPMKDGVIADYETTATMMKYYIQQAQKSNGFFSRKPYVMVCVPSGITAVERRAVIDATRQAGARDAYPIEEPFAAAIGANLPVWEPTGSMVVDIGGGTTEVAIISLGGIVTSQSVRVAGDDMDDSIIQYIKKSYNLMIGERTAEALKLEIGSAGEPEGIEPMEIRGRDLVSGLPKTVLIQPEEIADALKDTVDAIVESVKNTLEKTPPELAADIMDRGIVLTGGGALLRNLDKVISEETKMPVLVAEDPLDCVAIGTGKALDNIDLFKTAAR encoded by the coding sequence ATGTTTGGATTTGGTGGATTTACTCGCGATCTTGGAATAGACTTAGGAACTGCGAACACGCTTGTATATGTAAAAGGAAAAGGTGTAGTTTTACGTGAACCTTCAGTAGTTGCGTTACAAACTGATACGAAACAAATCGTTGCTGTAGGTAGCGATGCAAAACAAATGATTGGTCGTACACCAGGGAACGTTGTGGCACTTCGCCCGATGAAAGACGGTGTAATTGCTGATTATGAAACAACTGCAACAATGATGAAATATTACATTCAACAAGCTCAAAAATCAAACGGTTTCTTCTCACGTAAGCCGTATGTAATGGTATGTGTACCATCTGGTATTACAGCTGTAGAAAGACGTGCAGTAATCGATGCGACTCGTCAAGCGGGTGCTCGTGATGCTTATCCTATCGAAGAGCCATTTGCAGCAGCAATTGGTGCAAACTTACCTGTTTGGGAACCAACTGGTAGTATGGTTGTTGATATCGGTGGTGGTACAACAGAAGTTGCAATTATTTCTCTAGGTGGTATTGTAACAAGTCAGTCAGTTCGTGTTGCTGGTGATGATATGGACGATTCAATCATTCAGTACATTAAGAAAAGCTATAACTTAATGATTGGTGAAAGAACAGCTGAAGCATTAAAATTAGAAATTGGTTCTGCAGGCGAGCCAGAAGGTATCGAGCCTATGGAAATTCGCGGTCGTGATTTAGTAAGTGGTTTACCAAAAACAGTACTAATTCAGCCAGAAGAAATTGCAGATGCATTAAAAGATACAGTAGATGCGATTGTAGAATCAGTTAAAAATACGTTAGAAAAAACTCCACCTGAATTAGCGGCTGATATTATGGACCGCGGTATCGTATTAACAGGTGGCGGGGCATTACTACGTAATTTAGATAAAGTAATTAGTGAAGAAACGAAAATGCCAGTTCTTGTTGCAGAAGATCCATTAGATTGCGTAGCAATTGGAACAGGTAAAGCATTAGACAATATCGATCTTTTCAAAACTGCTGCTCGATAA
- a CDS encoding Rne/Rng family ribonuclease, translating into MKTLYVNYAGSEKRVAIEEKKKIVEFLWKRNEEQEIVGHIYVGRVVRTIAGMNAAFVNIGLEKHAYLSYDDVPSSYRIHEGQAILVQVVKEAIDTKGPKLTANIEFTGKYVVYMPFDEMRAVSRKIKNNKRRQQLLQIEIEGTGGYIFRSASEKGEIEEIQAEMQRLQQLYEELKRKESQGKAPLLLHRPATFLDRVFQENPIETIEKVVVDTRSIVKELEEKVGKEKVSFYNEKSSMFNHFGIEREIEKALQKIVWLPNGAYLIVEQMETMTVIDVNTGKFTGKQNLQDTVLRTNEMAAEEIARQLRLRDIGGMILIDFINMKKREDKEKVRECLIAAMQDDRTYTRVLGFTELGILEMTRKRKKHSLRDVLLKECVPCKATGYVMSYETIAYELERELITYGNIEDEAVLIAAPKELQKQFLQKELQKNIPFEIYFKDDNIEKYAIVRFGSKKEIVERKK; encoded by the coding sequence TTGAAAACGTTATATGTAAATTACGCTGGTTCGGAAAAGCGCGTTGCAATTGAAGAGAAGAAAAAGATTGTTGAATTTTTATGGAAACGTAATGAAGAGCAAGAGATTGTTGGGCATATTTATGTTGGGCGTGTCGTAAGAACAATTGCTGGAATGAATGCAGCTTTTGTAAACATCGGTTTAGAAAAGCATGCTTACCTTTCGTACGATGATGTACCATCTTCTTATCGTATACATGAAGGGCAAGCGATACTCGTACAAGTTGTGAAAGAGGCAATTGATACGAAAGGGCCTAAATTGACAGCGAATATAGAATTTACCGGGAAATATGTCGTTTATATGCCGTTTGATGAGATGCGCGCTGTTTCTCGAAAAATAAAAAATAATAAAAGAAGACAACAGTTACTCCAAATTGAAATAGAGGGAACGGGGGGATACATTTTCCGCTCTGCTTCTGAAAAAGGAGAAATTGAAGAAATACAAGCTGAAATGCAAAGGTTACAGCAGTTATATGAAGAGTTAAAAAGAAAAGAGAGCCAAGGAAAGGCACCGTTACTACTTCATCGACCGGCAACTTTTTTAGATCGTGTATTTCAAGAAAATCCGATTGAGACGATTGAAAAAGTAGTTGTAGATACAAGGAGTATAGTAAAAGAATTAGAAGAAAAGGTCGGTAAAGAGAAAGTATCTTTTTATAATGAAAAGTCTTCGATGTTTAACCATTTTGGAATAGAGCGTGAAATTGAGAAAGCACTCCAAAAAATTGTTTGGCTTCCAAATGGTGCTTATTTAATTGTAGAACAAATGGAGACGATGACTGTAATTGATGTGAATACGGGCAAGTTTACGGGAAAACAAAATTTACAAGATACAGTACTTCGCACAAATGAGATGGCAGCTGAAGAAATTGCACGCCAATTAAGACTTCGTGATATTGGTGGTATGATATTAATTGATTTTATTAATATGAAAAAAAGAGAAGATAAAGAAAAGGTAAGAGAATGTCTCATAGCTGCTATGCAAGATGACCGCACATATACAAGGGTGCTCGGCTTTACGGAGCTAGGGATTTTGGAAATGACACGTAAACGTAAAAAGCATTCTTTACGGGACGTATTATTAAAAGAGTGTGTACCTTGCAAAGCGACGGGTTATGTGATGTCGTATGAAACAATTGCATATGAGTTAGAGAGAGAACTAATCACATATGGCAATATAGAAGATGAAGCAGTATTAATCGCTGCGCCTAAAGAACTGCAAAAACAGTTTTTGCAAAAAGAATTACAAAAAAATATTCCATTTGAAATTTATTTCAAAGATGATAATATCGAAAAGTATGCTATCGTTCGTTTTGGAAGTAAAAAAGAAATTGTAGAACGGAAAAAATAG
- the mreD gene encoding rod shape-determining protein MreD, whose translation MMKILKRAALPLLLLFVFLFENMFATFVPTDVFWKDSIVAPHFFIIVLCFITVYYSPVQGIYYGLLFGFLFDTVYTELVGIYIFAYPILAYLVYSVMKVLQLNLFIVVSIILASVVALEYYVYGFLTLLGRTHMPAYVFFTDRLLSTLLLNAIFLLIVCFPLRRYIVRLSKAMEEKEKRIF comes from the coding sequence ATGATGAAGATATTAAAAAGAGCAGCTCTTCCTCTTTTGCTCCTTTTTGTGTTTCTATTTGAAAATATGTTTGCTACTTTTGTTCCAACGGATGTGTTTTGGAAAGACAGCATAGTAGCACCGCATTTCTTTATAATCGTCTTATGTTTTATTACAGTGTATTATAGTCCGGTTCAAGGGATTTATTACGGACTATTATTTGGCTTCTTATTTGATACTGTATACACAGAGCTTGTCGGGATATATATTTTTGCTTATCCGATTTTAGCTTATTTAGTTTATAGTGTGATGAAAGTACTACAATTGAATTTATTTATTGTTGTTTCTATCATATTAGCTAGCGTTGTAGCACTAGAGTATTATGTGTATGGATTCTTAACTTTGTTAGGACGTACTCATATGCCAGCGTATGTCTTTTTCACAGATCGTCTCCTTTCTACTTTATTGTTAAATGCTATTTTCTTATTGATAGTTTGTTTCCCACTGAGACGATATATAGTGCGTCTTTCAAAAGCGATGGAAGAAAAAGAAAAAAGGATTTTCTAA
- the spoIVFA gene encoding stage IV sporulation protein SpoIVFA produces the protein MKNRRVEEIKKRIAKRKAEQERMEEEQYFNGGNFDSEAVFIEDGEKEMHPLFRKEVFFFKVLLSAILVLSVAILYKNAPSSFNGAKAVTEKVMKEEFQFATVAKWYEKQFGKPLVFYSPNEKKEGSIQQKDYAIPASGKVMQGFQKNGQGVFVQTATNAKVESVNEGLVVFAGKKEELGNTVQIQHADGTESWYANLNDMSVKLYDYVSKKQKIGTVSNDTNDKNGKFYFAIKKNEKFIDPIQVISFD, from the coding sequence ATGAAGAATAGACGCGTAGAAGAAATTAAAAAGCGGATTGCAAAAAGGAAGGCCGAGCAAGAAAGGATGGAGGAAGAGCAGTATTTTAACGGAGGGAATTTTGATAGTGAAGCGGTATTTATTGAAGATGGAGAAAAGGAAATGCATCCTTTATTTCGAAAGGAAGTCTTTTTCTTCAAAGTTTTATTATCAGCAATATTAGTTCTTTCGGTTGCTATTTTATATAAGAATGCTCCTTCTTCATTTAATGGAGCTAAAGCTGTTACGGAAAAAGTGATGAAAGAGGAATTTCAGTTTGCTACTGTAGCGAAATGGTACGAAAAGCAATTTGGAAAACCGCTTGTATTCTATTCGCCGAACGAGAAAAAAGAAGGAAGTATTCAGCAAAAAGATTATGCAATTCCTGCTTCTGGAAAGGTAATGCAAGGGTTTCAAAAAAATGGCCAAGGTGTATTTGTCCAAACAGCTACAAATGCAAAAGTGGAATCAGTGAATGAAGGGTTAGTTGTTTTTGCAGGCAAGAAAGAGGAACTTGGAAATACAGTTCAAATTCAACATGCAGATGGTACGGAGTCATGGTATGCAAACTTAAATGATATGTCAGTGAAATTATATGATTACGTTTCAAAGAAACAAAAAATTGGAACGGTGAGTAATGATACAAATGATAAAAATGGAAAGTTTTATTTCGCGATAAAAAAGAATGAAAAATTTATTGATCCGATCCAGGTGATCTCATTTGATTAA
- the minC gene encoding septum site-determining protein MinC codes for MEEKKQQNVTIKGTKDGITLHLDDCCSFSELLMELEEKLSTHYYDGDGRSLIEVHVKVGNRYLTEVQQEEIRTLIRNKKNLVVDSIESDVITKAEAIAWKEETEIVPISKIVRSGQVLHVKGNLLLIGDVNPGGTVIAGGNIFVVGSLRGIAHAGYYGDSDAVIAASVMNPMQLRISDVAMRAPEEKEDGAEAAECAYINENNHIVVDRLQLLTHLRPNLTKLERGIV; via the coding sequence GTGGAAGAAAAAAAGCAACAAAATGTAACGATAAAAGGGACAAAAGATGGGATAACGCTTCATTTAGATGATTGTTGTTCATTCTCAGAATTATTGATGGAATTAGAAGAAAAACTTTCTACACATTACTACGATGGTGATGGGCGCTCTTTAATTGAAGTGCATGTGAAAGTAGGAAATCGTTATTTAACAGAAGTCCAACAAGAAGAGATTCGTACGTTAATTCGTAATAAAAAGAATCTTGTTGTGGATTCAATTGAAAGTGATGTTATCACTAAAGCAGAAGCAATAGCTTGGAAAGAAGAAACAGAAATTGTCCCTATTTCCAAAATTGTTCGCTCTGGACAAGTTTTACATGTAAAAGGAAATTTGTTGTTAATTGGTGATGTTAATCCAGGCGGAACGGTTATCGCTGGGGGGAATATTTTTGTCGTAGGATCATTAAGAGGAATTGCACATGCTGGGTATTATGGGGATTCGGATGCTGTAATCGCTGCATCTGTTATGAACCCGATGCAACTTCGAATTAGTGATGTGGCAATGCGGGCTCCGGAAGAGAAAGAAGACGGAGCGGAGGCGGCAGAATGTGCGTATATTAATGAGAACAATCACATTGTTGTCGATCGCCTGCAACTTCTCACTCATCTTAGACCTAATTTAACAAAGTTAGAAAGGGGAATTGTATAG